From the genome of Nicotiana sylvestris chromosome 2, ASM39365v2, whole genome shotgun sequence, one region includes:
- the LOC104240530 gene encoding glycerol-3-phosphate acyltransferase RAM2 yields MAKLDSNSPCKFPTIQKCESKGRENHTVVADMDGTLLVGRSSFPYFALVAFEVGGIFRLLFLVLSSPLAGLLYYFISESAGIRVLIFVTFAGMKVSDIESVARAVLPKFYSTDLHPETWRVFSSCGKRCVLTANPRIMVEPFLKEYLGADLVIGTEISMHKGRATGFVNKPGILVGENKAVALKKAFGSTSAPDIGLGDRKTDFPFMNLCKESYIVRPEPDVKPLSEDKLPKPIVFHDGRLVQKPSPLMALMIILWIPIGFLLSCLRIAAGSLLPMPLVYYAFWALGVRVKVKGNPPPPAQKSTGQTGVLFICSHRTLLDPIFLSTALGRPIPAVTYSLSRLSEIISPIKTVRLSRDRVTDANMIKKLLEEGDLVICPEGTTCREPFLLRFSALFAELTDELVPVAMSNKMSMFHGTTARGWKGMDPFYFFMNPSPAYEVTFLNKLPYDLTCRAGKSSHDVANYIQRTIAATLSYECTNFTRKDKYSALAGNDGTVTTKPGLAAKKVMGC; encoded by the exons ATGGCTAAATTAGATTCAAATTCTCCTTGTAAATTCCCAACGATCCAAAAATGTGAATCAAAGGGGAGAGAAAATCACACAGTAGTAGCAGACATGGATGGAACTTTACTAGTTGGACGTAGCTCTTTCCCTTATTTTGCACTTGTTGCATTCGAAGTTGGTGGTATTTTTAGGCTTCTTTTTTTAGTATTATCATCTCCATTAGCTGGACTTCTATATTATTTCATCTCTGAATCCGCAGGTATAAGGGTCTTAATTTTTGTGACATTTGCTGGGATGAAAGTGTCCGATATCGAGTCCGTGGCACGTGCTGTTTTGCCCAAATTCTATTCTACTGACTTGCACCCTGAGACATGGCGTGTTTTCTCGTCATGTGGGAAAAGATGTGTTCTTACAGCAAATCCTAGGATTATGGTTGAACCATTTTTGAAGGAATATTTAGGTGCTGATTTGGTTATTGGGACTGAGATATCTATGCATAAAGGAAGAGCCACTGGATTTGTGAATAAACCTGGAATTCTTGTTGGTGAAAATAAGGCTGTGGCTCTTAAAAAGGCCTTTGGTTCTACATCTGCACCTGATATTGGACTTGGTGATCGCAAAACTGATTTTCCCTTCATGAATTTATGCAAG GAAAGCTACATAGTACGACCAGAACCTGATGTGAAGCCTTTGAGCGAAGACAAATTACCAAAGCCTATAGTTTTCCACGACGGCCGACTTGTTCAAAAACCAAGTCCTTTAATGGCACTTATGATAATTCTTTGGATCCCAATTGGTTTCCTCTTATCATGCTTGCGTATAGCCGCTGGTTCACTCCTACCAATGCCACTAGTCTATTACGCTTTTTGGGCTCTTGGTGTTCGGGTCAAAGTCAAAGGCAACCCACCTCCTCCGGCCCAAAAATCCACGGGCCAAACCGGTGTCCTATTCATTTGCTCGCATCGGACTCTTCTCGACCCAATTTTCCTATCAACAGCCCTTGGCCGGCCCATCCCTGCGGTCACATACTCACTGTCTCGGCTCTCTGAGATCATTTCACCTATTAAAACGGTTCGTCTTAGCCGTGATCGCGTAACGGATGCTAATATGATCAAGAAATTGTTAGAAGAAGGTGATTTGGTTATATGCCCCGAAGGGACAACGTGTAGGGAACCATTTTTACTTAGATTTTCGGCTTTATTCGCAGAATTGACCGATGAACTTGTTCCTGTTGCTATGTCTAATAAAATGAGCATGTTCCATGGCACAACGGCTAGAGGATGGAAAGGAATGGATCCATTTTATTTTTTCATGAATCCTAGTCCTGCGTATGAAGTTACATTTTTGAATAAATTGCCATATGATTTGACATGTAGAGCTGGAAAATCAAGTCACGATGTGGCGAATTATATACAGAGGACTATTGCTGCAACGTTATCGTATGAGTGCACTAATTTTACTAGGAAGGATAAGTACAGTGCTTTGGCTGGAAATGATGGAACTGTGACAACAAAACCTGGACTTGCAGCCAAGAAAGTGATGGGCTGTTAA